The Streptomyces sp. A2-16 sequence CGACGAGTCCGGCCGCGAGCACGACCAGGTTGGTCAGGATCAGGTAGCACAGCGCGGCGATGCCGAAGACCTGGACCGTCAGCAGGGTGCGGGAGTTGATGACCATGGCCGTGCCGGTGAGCTCGGGGACGGAGATCGCCGACAGCAGCGACGAGCCGAGGATGATCTGGACGAGCTGGTTGACCACGGCCGGGTAGACGTTGCGCAGCGCCTGGGGCAGCACCACATGGACGAAGGTGCGGGACCGGCCGATGGCCAGGACGCGGGCCGCCTCGCGCTGGCCGCCGGGTACGGCCTGGATGCCGGCGCGGAAGATCTCGGTGAGATAGGCGCCGACGTTCACGCCGAGGGCGAGGACACCGGCCTGGACGGGGCTGAGCCTGAGCCCCGCCGAGGGCAGGGCGAAGTAGGCGACGAACATCTGGAGCAGGACGGGGGTGTTGCGGAGGACCTCGACGTAGACGGCGGCCGGGGCCCGCAGAACCAGGTGACGGGATCTGCGGGCGGCGGCACCGAGCAGGCCGAGGGCGCACGCGAGGGCGAAGGCCTCCAGCGACAGGCGCAGCGTGAGCCAGGCCGCGTCGAGGTAGGTGGGCCAGTCCCGCAGGGCGTACTCCCAGTCGGTGAGCATGCGTACTCCTGGGCGGGTCGTTCAGTACGAGGGGTTGAGCGGGAACGGGCGGCTGACGCCGAACCACTTCTTGTAGAGCGTGTCGGCCTGTCCGGAGGTGTTGAACTCGCGCAGCCAGGTGTTGACCCACTGGAGCCAGGTGGGGTCGCCGAGCTGGACGCCGATGCCGTTGTACTCCAGCGGGACGACGGAGTCCTTGGTGACCTTGAGCGAGGGGTCCAGCTTGGCCTGGTAGTTGAGGAAGTTGGAGTCCTCGACCATGGCGTCCGCCTGGCCCTGCTTGACGGCGAGGACGGCGGCGGCGGAGGTGTCGTACTCCTGGATCTTCGCCTGGGGGTTGCCGGCCTTGACGGCGTCGCCGTTGGTGGAGCCCTTGGTGACGGCGACGGTCTTGCCGCTGAGGTCCTTGATCGTCGAGATGCCGCTGTCCTTCTTCACCAGCAGGGTCTCG is a genomic window containing:
- a CDS encoding transporter substrate-binding domain-containing protein, with the translated sequence MTAAASLSACSSAGGTATGSSAQSSTLQQVIKRGTLNVASCLTFPPFGSLSKDNKPQGFDVDVATAMATALGVKVKVVDTTSANRIPNLQTKKVDAVVCNFTTTAERAKQVSFSDPYIVAGETLLVKKDSGISTIKDLSGKTVAVTKGSTNGDAVKAGNPQAKIQEYDTSAAAVLAVKQGQADAMVEDSNFLNYQAKLDPSLKVTKDSVVPLEYNGIGVQLGDPTWLQWVNTWLREFNTSGQADTLYKKWFGVSRPFPLNPSY
- a CDS encoding amino acid ABC transporter permease; the protein is MLTDWEYALRDWPTYLDAAWLTLRLSLEAFALACALGLLGAAARRSRHLVLRAPAAVYVEVLRNTPVLLQMFVAYFALPSAGLRLSPVQAGVLALGVNVGAYLTEIFRAGIQAVPGGQREAARVLAIGRSRTFVHVVLPQALRNVYPAVVNQLVQIILGSSLLSAISVPELTGTAMVINSRTLLTVQVFGIAALCYLILTNLVVLAAGLVGRVAFKPPLRPAAVRPKPLDAVRRLVPALPRRKEA